The following proteins are co-located in the Abditibacteriaceae bacterium genome:
- the rpsB gene encoding 30S ribosomal protein S2, with the protein MPVSSMKELLEAGVHFGHHTRKWNPKMKAYIYGERNDIYIIDLHKTRKKLEEAYENVRQMAFNGDTFLFVGTKKQAQDSIKEAAESCGMHWVNQRWLGGMLTNWPTIQTRIDRLNQLDKMIEDGTMEKLPKKESARLNEERAKLDAVLGGIRTMNGLPSAIFIIDCKKEHIAIKEAHRLEIPLVAVVDTNCDPDEIDYVIPGNDDAIRAVKLMASQMAEAINEGKGMAQSSMEQRADAAMSGQVGGAVHIGEGGRIEYVGAPQVELPPITSNDDDEEMPADFDAAQAEALSGDSPVAAAITEDIMGGGANDSGIGSAFDTQDQAHGNGAGNIPTEAIGTLGE; encoded by the coding sequence ATGCCAGTAAGTTCAATGAAGGAACTCCTCGAAGCAGGCGTTCACTTCGGTCATCACACGCGCAAATGGAATCCGAAGATGAAAGCCTACATCTACGGAGAGCGCAACGACATCTACATCATCGACTTGCACAAGACACGCAAGAAGCTCGAAGAAGCGTACGAAAACGTGCGTCAGATGGCGTTCAACGGCGACACATTCTTGTTCGTCGGCACTAAGAAACAGGCTCAGGACAGCATCAAAGAAGCAGCCGAATCGTGCGGAATGCACTGGGTTAACCAGCGTTGGTTGGGCGGCATGCTCACCAACTGGCCCACGATTCAAACCCGTATCGATCGTCTTAATCAGCTCGACAAGATGATCGAAGACGGCACGATGGAAAAGCTGCCCAAGAAAGAAAGCGCCCGTCTCAACGAAGAGCGCGCCAAGCTCGACGCAGTTCTGGGCGGCATCCGCACCATGAACGGCTTGCCTTCGGCGATTTTCATCATTGATTGCAAGAAAGAGCACATCGCCATCAAAGAAGCGCATCGTCTGGAAATTCCGCTCGTGGCCGTTGTTGACACCAACTGCGACCCTGACGAAATCGACTACGTGATTCCGGGCAACGACGACGCAATCCGCGCCGTTAAGCTGATGGCATCGCAGATGGCCGAAGCGATCAACGAAGGCAAAGGCATGGCGCAGAGTTCGATGGAACAGCGCGCCGACGCCGCCATGTCGGGTCAGGTTGGCGGCGCAGTTCACATCGGCGAAGGCGGACGTATCGAATACGTCGGCGCTCCTCAAGTCGAATTGCCTCCGATTACCAGCAACGATGACGACGAAGAAATGCCCGCCGATTTCGACGCGGCTCAAGCTGAAGCGCTTTCGGGCGACTCACCTGTTGCGGCTGCCATCACCGAAGACATCATGGGTGGCGGCGCGAACGACAGCGGCATCGGCAGCGCGTTCGACACGCAGGATCAGGCACACGGCAACGGCGCGGGTAACATTCCGACCGAAGCCATCGGCACGCTGGGCGAGTAA
- a CDS encoding MFS transporter, translated as MLKKLTARGGPLGIFVEYPALLSLGLICLCAETAWATLLFVMEFYFKEDVLKGQSPQFITSKVAWALLAFVGFETVFKYPMGALADKYGPRRFVFLALGICSVTPILLYLFARQWWHFIPLRAFDGIAAAALWPAMSALMARAVPRQAKAAAMSVFNAAYCLGLAVGPMAGLLIGHLSGSNIYVFPLCALVMMVGLFIAWRTLDATPARPKTTEENLAPEASGQLLRNRTLFRMMVLYGLSQVGVGILAPTVPVYIEGQFGIFQKDLPRLIAVPAVFIVLIALPLGRLPDTLGRAKSVWISYVMAAVGMILIACSSLFAPTTNLFSPSVLIFATGVLTMAASYILGTPAWLGLTSLQVDDRKQAQAMSLMQTAQGVGVVVALFSVAAAGHFMTTWQKIGNAVRHRSDVAVISKDSLPLSVWFWIATIVFVLCLVGTLLWVREPPHDEHAEEMAKSAEQPLEITGV; from the coding sequence ATGCTCAAAAAACTTACGGCGCGTGGCGGGCCGCTTGGAATCTTCGTCGAGTACCCTGCGTTGCTGTCACTTGGCCTAATTTGCCTGTGCGCCGAAACCGCCTGGGCCACGTTGCTTTTTGTGATGGAGTTCTATTTCAAAGAGGACGTTCTTAAAGGTCAAAGCCCGCAATTTATCACCTCGAAAGTCGCGTGGGCGCTGCTTGCCTTCGTCGGTTTTGAAACCGTTTTCAAGTATCCCATGGGTGCCCTCGCCGATAAATACGGGCCGCGCCGCTTCGTTTTTCTCGCGCTCGGCATTTGTTCGGTGACGCCGATTTTGTTGTATCTCTTTGCGCGGCAATGGTGGCATTTCATTCCCCTACGCGCTTTTGATGGTATCGCCGCTGCCGCGCTCTGGCCCGCAATGAGCGCTTTGATGGCGCGCGCCGTTCCACGTCAGGCCAAAGCGGCAGCGATGAGCGTCTTTAACGCGGCGTATTGTCTTGGCCTCGCGGTTGGCCCGATGGCTGGCTTGCTCATTGGCCATCTGAGTGGCTCGAATATCTACGTTTTTCCACTTTGCGCGCTGGTGATGATGGTTGGCCTGTTCATCGCATGGCGCACTCTCGATGCAACGCCTGCACGTCCCAAAACAACGGAAGAAAATCTCGCGCCGGAAGCCAGCGGTCAATTGCTGCGCAATCGCACCCTTTTCCGTATGATGGTGCTTTACGGATTGTCGCAGGTTGGCGTCGGTATTCTTGCTCCAACGGTGCCGGTTTACATCGAAGGACAATTCGGCATTTTCCAGAAAGATTTACCGCGACTTATCGCCGTTCCAGCCGTGTTTATCGTTCTTATCGCTCTTCCACTCGGACGATTGCCTGACACATTGGGCCGCGCCAAAAGCGTGTGGATTTCTTATGTCATGGCCGCCGTTGGCATGATTCTGATCGCCTGTTCCAGCCTTTTCGCTCCGACGACCAACTTGTTTTCGCCTTCGGTCTTGATTTTTGCGACCGGCGTTCTCACTATGGCCGCGAGTTATATTCTGGGAACTCCGGCATGGCTCGGGCTGACTTCGCTTCAAGTCGATGACCGCAAGCAAGCGCAGGCGATGTCCCTCATGCAAACGGCACAGGGCGTCGGCGTGGTTGTTGCCCTGTTCTCGGTAGCGGCTGCGGGTCACTTCATGACGACGTGGCAGAAAATCGGTAACGCCGTGCGCCATCGCAGCGATGTGGCCGTCATCTCTAAGGATTCCCTCCCGCTTTCCGTCTGGTTCTGGATCGCGACAATTGTTTTCGTTCTTTGTCTGGTTGGAACACTTTTGTGGGTGCGCGAACCGCCTCACGATGAACACGCCGAAGAAATGGCGAAAAGCGCAGAGCAACCTCTCGAGATTACGGGTGTCTGA
- the tsf gene encoding translation elongation factor Ts → MATVDAASVKRLREMTSAGIMDCKGALAETNGDFDAAAKLLREKGIASAAKKADRTAADGMVGVSVAPDGKRAALVEVNCETDFVARNEKFQELANGLAEVAQQGGFDSVEGLMAQQVGGKPVDEAIKEAMATLGENIVVARVAMIESEGTIGAYVHTDGKQAALVNVVGGESAGDIARDVAMQAVALKAPYLNRESVPADVVEGEKHIYRQQAAGEGKPEAMLDKIAEGRLNKFYQQNTLVEQPFIKDDKKSVQQVVKAGNGDVAGFVRFKVGEGS, encoded by the coding sequence ATGGCGACAGTAGATGCGGCCAGCGTAAAGCGGCTGCGTGAAATGACGAGCGCGGGCATTATGGATTGCAAAGGCGCGCTCGCAGAAACAAACGGTGACTTCGACGCTGCAGCGAAATTGCTGCGCGAAAAAGGTATCGCGTCAGCGGCCAAGAAAGCCGACCGCACTGCAGCCGACGGCATGGTTGGCGTTTCGGTTGCACCCGACGGCAAGCGTGCGGCTCTGGTTGAAGTCAACTGCGAAACTGACTTCGTGGCCCGCAACGAGAAGTTTCAGGAACTGGCGAACGGCTTGGCCGAAGTCGCGCAGCAGGGCGGCTTCGATTCGGTCGAAGGCTTGATGGCGCAGCAGGTTGGCGGCAAGCCGGTTGACGAAGCGATCAAAGAAGCGATGGCGACGCTTGGCGAGAACATCGTCGTGGCGCGCGTTGCGATGATCGAAAGCGAAGGCACCATCGGCGCGTATGTTCACACCGACGGCAAGCAGGCGGCGCTGGTGAATGTTGTCGGCGGCGAAAGCGCGGGCGACATTGCGCGCGATGTAGCGATGCAGGCCGTTGCTCTCAAAGCTCCGTATCTCAACCGCGAGTCGGTTCCGGCGGATGTTGTTGAAGGCGAAAAGCACATCTATCGCCAGCAGGCTGCGGGCGAAGGCAAGCCCGAAGCGATGCTCGACAAAATCGCTGAAGGTCGTCTCAACAAGTTCTACCAGCAGAATACGCTCGTCGAACAGCCGTTTATCAAAGACGACAAGAAAAGCGTGCAGCAAGTCGTTAAAGCCGGCAACGGCGACGTCGCTGGCTTCGTGCGCTTCAAAGTCGGCGAAGGCAGCTAA
- the purN gene encoding phosphoribosylglycinamide formyltransferase translates to MKTVRIGILVSGGGRGSNVHAILSAINAGQLQAHIALLVATKEDHGAVALAREAGVKTLVLPTKECATPEEWDHRVADALYQEGVSLVCLAGYLRRLTHVLLDAFPRRIINVHPSLLPSFGGKGMYGTRVHRAVLDYGCKVTGCTVHFCNEHLDAGAIIAQACVPVEDDDTPDTLQARVQKQEHRLYPQCIQLIAQDRVRFDGAVVKIRKAE, encoded by the coding sequence ATGAAAACGGTTCGGATCGGAATTTTGGTGTCGGGCGGTGGGCGTGGTTCAAATGTTCACGCGATATTATCGGCCATCAATGCAGGACAGCTTCAAGCGCACATCGCCCTTCTCGTCGCCACAAAAGAAGATCATGGTGCGGTTGCTCTGGCTCGTGAAGCAGGCGTAAAAACCCTGGTTTTGCCCACGAAAGAGTGCGCCACTCCCGAAGAGTGGGATCATCGCGTTGCTGACGCGTTATATCAGGAAGGCGTCAGTCTGGTGTGTCTCGCGGGCTATCTGCGCCGCCTCACGCACGTTCTTCTCGATGCGTTTCCACGCCGCATTATCAACGTGCACCCATCGCTGTTGCCGTCGTTCGGCGGTAAGGGAATGTACGGCACGCGCGTGCATCGCGCCGTTCTCGATTACGGCTGCAAAGTGACGGGCTGCACCGTTCATTTCTGCAACGAGCATCTCGATGCAGGTGCCATTATCGCCCAAGCGTGCGTGCCGGTCGAAGACGACGACACGCCAGACACCTTGCAGGCGCGCGTGCAAAAGCAGGAACATCGCCTTTATCCGCAGTGCATCCAACTCATCGCCCAAGACCGCGTGCGCTTCGATGGCGCCGTCGTTAAAATCCGCAAAGCCGAATAA
- the rlmD gene encoding 23S rRNA (uracil(1939)-C(5))-methyltransferase RlmD — MQTTVSFHNLAAGGEAVGRDENNRTTFVPFAAPGDRALINVTREEKRFARGEIVELLESSEERVAPPCPYFGPNAIAQNQLPCGGCDWQHINEAAQLQSKRALVVEALRRIGRNEDADARVLPTIASPPYGYRNKAVYVGAENVLGFHARESHNLVDVEYCLIQRDENNAILKAAREAIAQGLAPAGDWKLAARAASNGESLAVVISQGLSPETWPRAEEFAAFMLDNVPSLVGILARAGEREPLQILAGRDWLEEEVDGLRFQVRGDGFFQINTPLAPTLFSTVLEMANVQSGDGALDLFCGVGLFGLGMARAGAEVWGLERSEAAVDSARGNATRNGLQARFLAVDVTPGMKKLPRRKWAVAVLDPPRSGAAALVPALLRLAPRRLVYVSCDPATLARDVAALGARYELKAAQPLDLFSQSAHVETVVLLERRD, encoded by the coding sequence ATGCAAACCACAGTTTCTTTTCATAACCTCGCGGCAGGCGGCGAGGCTGTAGGCCGCGACGAAAATAATCGCACGACTTTTGTTCCTTTCGCCGCACCCGGCGACCGCGCCCTGATTAACGTCACGCGCGAAGAAAAGCGCTTTGCACGCGGCGAGATCGTCGAACTTCTCGAGAGCAGTGAGGAACGTGTCGCGCCGCCGTGCCCGTATTTCGGGCCAAACGCGATTGCACAAAACCAACTGCCGTGCGGCGGCTGCGATTGGCAGCACATCAACGAAGCCGCGCAACTGCAAAGCAAACGCGCGCTTGTTGTTGAAGCGTTGCGCCGCATCGGGCGCAACGAAGATGCCGACGCGCGTGTGCTTCCAACCATCGCATCGCCGCCTTACGGTTATCGCAACAAAGCGGTTTACGTCGGCGCAGAAAACGTGCTGGGCTTCCATGCGCGTGAATCGCACAACTTGGTCGATGTCGAATACTGCCTCATTCAGCGCGACGAGAACAACGCGATTTTAAAGGCGGCGCGCGAAGCCATAGCGCAAGGGCTGGCGCCGGCGGGCGATTGGAAACTCGCGGCGCGCGCGGCGAGCAACGGCGAATCCCTCGCGGTTGTTATTTCGCAGGGCCTTTCGCCTGAAACGTGGCCGCGCGCCGAAGAATTCGCAGCCTTTATGCTGGACAACGTGCCGTCGCTTGTGGGCATTCTGGCGCGTGCGGGAGAACGGGAACCGCTGCAAATTCTGGCGGGCCGCGATTGGCTCGAAGAAGAAGTCGATGGCTTGCGCTTTCAGGTGCGCGGCGATGGATTTTTTCAAATCAACACGCCGCTTGCACCGACCTTGTTTTCGACCGTACTCGAAATGGCGAATGTTCAATCGGGCGATGGCGCGCTCGATTTGTTTTGTGGTGTCGGTTTGTTCGGGCTGGGCATGGCGCGCGCGGGTGCTGAAGTCTGGGGGCTGGAACGCTCGGAAGCTGCTGTCGATTCGGCGCGCGGTAACGCCACGCGCAACGGGCTTCAAGCGCGATTTTTGGCTGTCGATGTCACGCCGGGCATGAAGAAACTGCCACGCCGCAAATGGGCCGTCGCCGTTCTGGATCCGCCACGTTCGGGCGCGGCGGCTTTGGTTCCCGCACTTTTGCGTCTGGCACCGCGCCGTTTGGTCTATGTTTCGTGCGATCCGGCGACGCTCGCGCGCGATGTCGCAGCGCTCGGCGCACGCTACGAATTGAAGGCGGCGCAGCCCCTCGATTTGTTTTCGCAGAGCGCGCATGTCGAAACTGTAGTTCTGCTCGAACGCCGCGATTAA
- a CDS encoding PAS domain S-box protein encodes MTTDDSFQPPADSDEPKTDRVFEISLDIMCVLTIEGYYKRVNAAFAQALGWTEEELRQRSFLDFIHPDDIPASLTELEKLRQGQAVHGFENRQLCKDGTYKWFGWSGAPDLAEGLIYCVAHDVTQHRRQQRSLQLLVDLNQAVQRISDPDEIMSVTARMLGEHLVVNRCAYAEVDSDEDSFHITGDYTRDTFSIVGDFKLSDFGADILRLHRQGDAYILNDATTDPRAEKTQDAYRQTEIVAVISVPLLKEGRFVAGMSVHQKTARHWTHDEVELVKLVVNRCWEAIERARAARRLQSSEARLSFLAESLPQKIFTVDPQGKSNYLNKQWAEFTGLSVEEMREGDWTRLIHPDDIEENLRRWTHSMETSEPFEYEHRFRRADGEYCWHLTRAHAMRDEKGQITMWLGSSTDIHEFKQVESELRESEERFRSMADTAPVLIWMSGLDKLCYFFNKAWFEFTGRTLEEEQGNGWADGVHPDDFEHCLHIYTTSFDAREEFDMEYRLRRSDGEYRWLLDRGAPRWNPRGDFVGYIGSCIDITDIKRTQERQSFLVAASNVIASSLDYEETLASVASMTVPNIADWCAVDLLEDSGQIKRLAVAHVDPAKVQWAHEIQERYPTDPEAQTGVPNVLRTGKSELYPEIPQEMLIASAKDEEHLKLILDIGFTSAMVVPLVAHSRTLGALTFVTAESGRHYGQEDLSLAEDLAARAALAIDNARLYRDVQEASRLKDEFLATMSHELRTPMTAILGWANLLNKRSLDDDGTSHALEAIERNARSQVRLIEDLLDVSRIITGKLRLDVRPVTLSAVVEAAADALRPTAETKGIRLQVLLDPQAGPVSGDPERLQQVVWNLLSNALKFTPKGGRVQLRLERINSHVEITVSDTGQGISAEFLPYVFDRFRQADATNTRTFGGLGLGLAIVRQLVELHGGSVQVASPGEGQGATFTVSLPITVVHKTERAKEKERVHPKAESRVAFECPPALKGLKVLVVDDDLDARELIVAVLHQCEASVTAATSAAEALEAIQRDRPDILISDIGMPGEDGYSLIKKVRALPESQGGRIPAVALTAYARAEDRMKALTAGFQMHAAKPIEPAELAAIVTSLAQWGGHLSENAAT; translated from the coding sequence TTGACTACAGACGATTCATTCCAGCCCCCGGCAGACAGCGACGAACCAAAGACCGACCGCGTCTTTGAGATTTCGCTTGATATCATGTGCGTCCTTACCATCGAGGGCTATTACAAGCGGGTTAATGCCGCTTTCGCGCAAGCGCTCGGCTGGACAGAAGAAGAATTGCGGCAGCGTTCCTTTCTCGATTTTATTCACCCCGATGATATTCCCGCTTCTTTGACTGAATTGGAAAAGCTGCGTCAGGGGCAGGCGGTCCATGGCTTCGAGAACCGGCAGTTGTGCAAAGACGGCACTTACAAATGGTTTGGCTGGTCGGGTGCGCCCGATTTGGCCGAAGGACTGATTTATTGCGTCGCGCACGATGTCACTCAACACCGGCGGCAGCAGCGCAGTCTGCAATTACTTGTCGATCTGAATCAGGCTGTGCAGCGCATCTCCGATCCCGATGAGATTATGTCGGTCACAGCGCGAATGTTGGGTGAACATCTGGTCGTCAATCGCTGCGCTTATGCCGAAGTCGATTCCGACGAAGACAGCTTCCATATCACGGGCGATTACACGCGCGACACGTTCAGCATCGTCGGCGATTTCAAGCTGTCGGATTTCGGTGCGGATATTCTGCGGCTTCACCGTCAGGGCGACGCATATATTCTCAACGATGCCACCACCGACCCACGCGCGGAAAAAACACAAGACGCCTATCGTCAAACGGAAATCGTGGCGGTTATCAGCGTTCCCCTACTGAAAGAAGGCCGCTTCGTCGCGGGAATGTCGGTTCATCAGAAAACGGCCCGCCACTGGACACACGACGAAGTCGAACTTGTGAAGCTTGTCGTCAATCGGTGCTGGGAAGCGATTGAGCGCGCCCGCGCCGCGCGCCGCCTGCAATCTTCGGAAGCGCGTTTGAGCTTTCTCGCCGAATCGCTGCCGCAAAAGATTTTCACAGTCGACCCGCAGGGCAAGAGCAATTATCTCAACAAGCAGTGGGCAGAATTTACCGGCCTTTCTGTTGAGGAAATGCGGGAAGGCGATTGGACACGGCTCATTCATCCTGACGACATCGAAGAAAACCTGCGTCGCTGGACGCATTCGATGGAGACAAGCGAACCCTTTGAATACGAGCATCGGTTTCGCCGCGCCGACGGCGAATATTGCTGGCACCTGACGCGCGCCCACGCGATGCGCGACGAAAAGGGCCAGATTACGATGTGGCTCGGCTCCAGCACCGATATTCACGAATTTAAGCAGGTCGAAAGCGAACTGCGCGAATCGGAAGAACGGTTCCGCTCGATGGCCGATACTGCGCCGGTTCTCATCTGGATGAGCGGGTTGGATAAGCTCTGCTACTTTTTCAACAAAGCCTGGTTTGAATTCACTGGACGCACTTTAGAAGAAGAACAAGGCAACGGCTGGGCAGACGGCGTTCATCCCGACGACTTCGAGCATTGCCTCCACATTTACACCACAAGCTTTGACGCGCGCGAAGAGTTCGACATGGAATATCGACTGCGGCGTTCCGATGGCGAATATCGCTGGCTCCTCGACCGAGGTGCGCCCCGATGGAATCCGCGTGGCGATTTTGTCGGCTACATCGGTTCGTGCATCGACATCACCGACATCAAGCGCACTCAGGAGCGGCAATCGTTTCTGGTGGCAGCCAGCAACGTCATCGCATCATCGCTCGATTACGAAGAAACCCTCGCGAGTGTTGCGAGTATGACGGTGCCCAATATCGCCGATTGGTGTGCGGTCGATTTGCTGGAAGACAGCGGGCAGATCAAGCGTTTGGCGGTGGCTCACGTCGATCCGGCGAAAGTGCAATGGGCGCACGAAATTCAGGAGCGTTATCCCACCGATCCTGAAGCCCAAACGGGCGTGCCCAACGTCCTGCGCACCGGAAAATCCGAACTTTACCCGGAAATCCCCCAGGAGATGCTGATTGCTTCGGCAAAGGACGAAGAACATCTGAAGCTGATTCTTGACATTGGTTTCACATCGGCGATGGTCGTTCCGCTGGTGGCGCATAGTCGAACGCTGGGCGCGTTGACGTTTGTTACAGCGGAATCGGGACGCCATTACGGACAGGAAGATTTGTCGCTCGCCGAAGACCTGGCCGCCCGCGCCGCCCTTGCCATCGACAACGCCCGCTTATACCGCGATGTACAGGAAGCCAGCCGCCTCAAAGACGAATTCCTCGCTACGATGTCGCACGAACTGCGCACGCCGATGACGGCGATTCTCGGCTGGGCGAACCTGCTGAATAAGCGCAGCCTCGACGACGATGGTACATCACACGCTTTGGAAGCCATCGAGCGCAACGCGCGTTCGCAGGTGCGCCTGATTGAAGACTTGCTGGATGTTTCGCGCATTATCACTGGAAAGCTGCGCCTTGATGTTCGGCCAGTCACGCTTTCGGCAGTTGTTGAAGCTGCTGCCGACGCGCTGCGCCCGACAGCGGAAACCAAAGGAATCCGGCTGCAAGTTTTGCTCGACCCGCAGGCCGGGCCGGTTTCGGGCGACCCGGAGCGATTGCAACAGGTCGTGTGGAATTTGCTGTCCAACGCTTTGAAATTCACGCCGAAAGGTGGCCGCGTCCAGCTTCGATTAGAGCGCATCAATTCGCACGTCGAGATTACCGTGAGCGATACCGGGCAAGGCATCAGCGCCGAGTTTTTGCCCTACGTGTTCGACCGCTTCCGTCAGGCGGACGCAACCAACACCCGCACTTTTGGCGGGCTTGGCTTAGGACTCGCGATTGTGCGTCAACTTGTCGAATTGCATGGCGGAAGCGTCCAAGTCGCAAGCCCCGGCGAAGGGCAGGGCGCGACATTTACCGTTTCCCTCCCCATTACGGTTGTTCATAAAACCGAACGCGCGAAGGAAAAAGAGCGCGTTCATCCCAAAGCCGAAAGTCGTGTTGCGTTTGAATGCCCACCCGCACTGAAAGGCTTAAAAGTCCTCGTCGTCGATGACGACTTGGACGCGCGCGAATTGATCGTTGCTGTTTTGCACCAGTGCGAAGCCAGCGTGACGGCTGCCACTTCGGCAGCCGAAGCGTTGGAAGCTATCCAACGCGACCGCCCCGACATTCTTATCAGCGATATTGGCATGCCCGGCGAAGATGGCTATAGTCTCATCAAGAAAGTGCGTGCGCTTCCTGAAAGCCAGGGCGGACGCATTCCCGCCGTCGCGCTCACCGCCTACGCGCGCGCTGAAGATCGCATGAAAGCGCTGACTGCAGGCTTCCAGATGCACGCCGCGAAACCCATCGAGCCCGCTGAACTCGCCGCTATTGTCACCAGCCTCGCGCAATGGGGCGGGCATTTATCCGAAAACGCCGCGACTTAA
- the ggt gene encoding gamma-glutamyltransferase: MNYQEFSFQNSFRRRVVPVLAVFCFLAQSASAAWREPVRAERALVASTNRLASQAGVDVMKRGGNAVDAAVATALVLAVVYPQAGNLGGGGFMMIRTRDGRSTVIDYRETAPQRATRTMFLDAQKKPIQGEGSSTVGYRAAGVPGTVAGLALAHQKYGSGKFSWTQIVEPARKLALNGFTVSNKFSALLREKNTDLSRYSETRRIFLRDGRLFGEGEVLRQPELAATLARLQKGGPREFYGGRTAQLIAADMKRNNGLMTLEDLRRYQPKERAPLRGTYRGFPVLTMPPPSSGGAVLLQMLNILEGYDVAKMDPLGSQRYHLLVESMRRGFADRAEWFGDTDFVKVPIEGLVAKDYAAKRRATINRAKASTSAEIRAGKPTGSEPTETTHFTSVDGQGNVVSNTYTLNGNFGSGVVARGTGVLLNNEMDDFSIKPGTPNMFGVVQGERNAVAPLKRPLSSMSPTIVLRKNGRFWFTVGSPGGPTIINTVFQVISNVVDHNMNLQAAIDAPRIHHQWQPDEVVYEPNGLSQDTRRALLTLGHRLVVKPRLMGDAQGVMIEDKTQMRLGASDARAEGIALGF, from the coding sequence ATGAATTATCAAGAGTTTTCTTTCCAAAATTCCTTTCGGCGTCGCGTCGTGCCCGTTCTCGCTGTTTTTTGTTTCCTCGCGCAATCTGCAAGTGCGGCGTGGCGTGAACCGGTGCGAGCCGAACGTGCTTTGGTGGCCTCCACCAATCGCCTTGCGTCTCAGGCCGGTGTCGATGTCATGAAGCGCGGCGGCAACGCCGTCGATGCGGCGGTCGCGACGGCGCTCGTTCTTGCAGTGGTTTACCCGCAGGCGGGCAATCTGGGCGGCGGCGGCTTTATGATGATTCGCACCCGCGATGGCCGCTCGACTGTCATCGATTATCGCGAAACCGCACCGCAGCGCGCGACGCGCACCATGTTTCTCGACGCACAAAAGAAACCGATTCAGGGCGAAGGCTCATCGACTGTCGGTTATCGAGCCGCAGGTGTTCCCGGTACCGTTGCAGGCCTGGCGCTTGCGCATCAGAAATATGGCTCCGGCAAATTCTCGTGGACCCAAATCGTTGAACCCGCTCGCAAACTTGCCCTCAACGGCTTCACGGTTTCCAACAAGTTTTCGGCGTTGCTGCGCGAAAAGAACACAGACCTGAGCCGTTACTCCGAAACGCGCCGCATTTTTCTGCGCGACGGAAGATTGTTCGGTGAAGGCGAGGTTTTGCGACAGCCCGAATTGGCCGCGACTCTGGCTCGCTTGCAGAAAGGCGGACCTCGCGAATTTTACGGAGGCCGCACCGCGCAACTCATTGCCGCCGATATGAAGCGGAACAACGGCCTGATGACGCTTGAGGATTTACGGCGCTATCAACCGAAAGAGCGCGCGCCGTTGCGCGGCACTTATCGTGGCTTTCCCGTTTTGACGATGCCTCCACCGTCTTCGGGTGGTGCAGTGCTGTTGCAAATGCTGAATATTCTCGAAGGCTACGATGTGGCGAAAATGGACCCGCTTGGCTCGCAGCGCTACCATTTGCTCGTTGAAAGTATGCGCCGGGGCTTTGCCGACCGCGCCGAATGGTTCGGCGACACCGATTTTGTGAAAGTCCCGATTGAGGGACTTGTTGCGAAAGATTACGCTGCCAAGCGCCGCGCGACCATCAACCGCGCCAAAGCCTCGACGAGCGCCGAAATTCGCGCGGGCAAGCCAACGGGAAGCGAACCGACCGAAACAACCCACTTCACCTCCGTTGACGGGCAGGGGAATGTGGTGTCGAACACTTACACGCTCAATGGCAATTTCGGATCAGGAGTTGTCGCGCGTGGCACCGGTGTTTTGCTCAACAACGAAATGGACGACTTCTCGATTAAGCCGGGAACGCCCAACATGTTTGGTGTTGTTCAGGGCGAACGCAACGCTGTTGCGCCGCTCAAGCGCCCGCTTTCTTCGATGTCACCGACAATTGTATTGCGCAAAAATGGTCGCTTCTGGTTCACGGTCGGAAGTCCGGGCGGCCCGACGATTATCAATACCGTTTTTCAGGTCATTTCCAACGTCGTCGATCACAACATGAATTTGCAGGCTGCCATCGACGCACCGCGCATTCATCACCAATGGCAGCCGGACGAAGTCGTGTATGAACCCAACGGATTGTCGCAGGATACGCGGCGCGCCCTGCTTACGCTGGGACATCGTCTGGTTGTCAAACCGCGCCTTATGGGCGATGCGCAAGGCGTAATGATCGAGGATAAAACGCAGATGCGGCTGGGGGCCAGCGACGCGCGCGCCGAGGGAATTGCTCTCGGGTTCTGA